From the Carboxydothermus pertinax genome, the window CTGCCGGTAATCTTTGATGGTGGATATCCCAGAAAAAGGCTTAAAACCGAGAAGTTTATTATTATTGACCGGGAGTGTCAGGTAAGGGATGAAAAAAATCTTTATTTAGATCCTGATGAGGATTATGGGGTGTATTTATATGATCCAGAATATTTTTGCTAAGCCCGATGAAAGTTTAAAAGAGCATACCGAAAAAGCGTTTAAAGTCTTTAAGAGTCTTAGGGAAATTTACCAAAATGCCCCGGCGTATGCCGGGGATCCCCTTTTTTTCCAAAAGCTTTTCTGGGCGGTGTTTCTTCATGATTTTGGCAAAGGAGCGACGGGGTTTCAAGAACAATTAAAACCCAAAGGAAAGCGCTGGGGCTATCGCCATGAACTGCTTTCTACCCACTTTGTAAATCTTCTGCCGTATAATGACAATGATTTAGAAGATATCCATTTGTGGATTGTTACCCATCATAAAGACCTAAGAGAGCTTCAGGAAAAATACTTCGATGAGGAAACTTATAATGACCGTTTAAAAGAAATTAAACCGGTAGAAAAAGAACTAATTTCTTTTCTTGAAGAAGGTAAAAGGAAATTTCGGGAGATGTTTGGTGATGAATTTAACTTAAAAGACAATTTGGCAGACAATAAATTACTTTTTAAAACATTAAAAAAAATGCTTAAGAATGTACGCATGGAGAAAAAAATAGAGGCTAAAGAAAAAATCCGTGGGATATTAGGACGCGGGTTTTTAATGGCTGCCGACCATCTGGCGTCGGCAGGAAAAGATTCTATTGAAAATTTTCCCGCACCATCCAGGGTATATAAATTTCAAAACCTCTACTCCACCCAAAAGTTTTGCCGGGAATTTAAAGGAAGTTTAATGCTCACTGCCCCAACCGGTTCCGGTAAAACCGAAGCTGCTTTATTTTGGAGTGAGGCCAACCAAAAGCCCGGGGAAGGCGACCGGGTATTTTATATCTTACCTTATACTGCCAGCATCAATGCTATGTATGATCGATTAAAAGAAAAATTTGGAGAAGAAAAAGTAGGCTTTTTGCATGGGAAAGCCCAGTATTATCTTTATAAAAAATTCGGGGAAGATGACATACAGAGAATTCGCGACCTGAAAGATTTAAACCGGAAAATATTAAAACCTTTGAAAATTATGACACCGTTTCAGTTAATTAAAGCTTTTTTCGGGGTAAAAGGCTTTGAAATGAATTTAGCAGAGCTTTTAGAAGCTAAAATAATTATTGATGAGATCCATGCTTACGACCCCAGGACTACAGCCTTGCTTTTGACTTCTTTAAAATTCCTCCAGGACCACTTTAATGTACGCATCTTGGTAATGTCGGCAACAATCCCCACTTTTTTAAAAAATCTTATTCAGGAAAAGTTAGCAATATCACAGGAAGTAACATTGACCTCCGATGAACTAAACCGATTTACCCGCCACCGGGTAGAAGTCTTGCCTTACGATATCTTTAATTCTATAAAAAAGATTAAAGAATACTTAAATAAAGGTAAAAAAGTCCTGGTGATTTTAAATACTGTAAAACGCGCCCAGGAAGTGTATCAACACTTTGCCGATATCTCTTGCCGGAAAAAATTACTGCATGGACGTTTTACGCAGCGGCACCGGGAAGCTATTGAGCGGGAACTATTGGACCTTGATTTACTGGTAGCCACCCAGGTGGTAGAGGTATCCCTCGATATAGATTATGACGTCCTATTTACCGAGCCGGCACCTTTGGATGCTCTCCTGCAGCGTTTTGGTCGGGTAAATCGCAAGGGGCAAAAAGGAATTTCAAAAGTGTATGTATTTTCTACAGGAAGTCCGGAGGATCAATATATTTACTATCCTGACCTTGTAAATAAAAGCATTGAAGTATTAAAAGAAGTGGATATACTTTATGAGGCAAAAATTCAGGAGATGATAGATAAAGTTTACGACCAATGTTTTACACCAAAGCAAATGGAACTTTTTAAAGAAGTTGAAAAAAGTATGCAGGCACTGCTTGACTGCCTATATCCTTATGTTGTTTTTGAAGAAAATGAAGATAGGTTCTATAAACTTTTTAATTCAGTAGAAGCAGTGCCCGAGCGGTATCTTGGGGAGTATCAGGAGTTAGTCGAGCAAGATAA encodes:
- a CDS encoding CRISPR-associated helicase/endonuclease Cas3 — protein: MIQNIFAKPDESLKEHTEKAFKVFKSLREIYQNAPAYAGDPLFFQKLFWAVFLHDFGKGATGFQEQLKPKGKRWGYRHELLSTHFVNLLPYNDNDLEDIHLWIVTHHKDLRELQEKYFDEETYNDRLKEIKPVEKELISFLEEGKRKFREMFGDEFNLKDNLADNKLLFKTLKKMLKNVRMEKKIEAKEKIRGILGRGFLMAADHLASAGKDSIENFPAPSRVYKFQNLYSTQKFCREFKGSLMLTAPTGSGKTEAALFWSEANQKPGEGDRVFYILPYTASINAMYDRLKEKFGEEKVGFLHGKAQYYLYKKFGEDDIQRIRDLKDLNRKILKPLKIMTPFQLIKAFFGVKGFEMNLAELLEAKIIIDEIHAYDPRTTALLLTSLKFLQDHFNVRILVMSATIPTFLKNLIQEKLAISQEVTLTSDELNRFTRHRVEVLPYDIFNSIKKIKEYLNKGKKVLVILNTVKRAQEVYQHFADISCRKKLLHGRFTQRHREAIERELLDLDLLVATQVVEVSLDIDYDVLFTEPAPLDALLQRFGRVNRKGQKGISKVYVFSTGSPEDQYIYYPDLVNKSIEVLKEVDILYEAKIQEMIDKVYDQCFTPKQMELFKEVEKSMQALLDCLYPYVVFEENEDRFYKLFNSVEAVPERYLGEYQELVEQDKYFEAMGYLVNISFNQFFKLQKQRYIYRKDDCLVVSSRYDDELGLILNEPESILESFI